Below is a genomic region from Pirellulales bacterium.
CTTCCTCGAAGTCGTAGATGATAGCATAGGGGAATGGCGGCACCAAACATCGGCGGTACGATTGATATACAATTTCCGACATCAAAGGATTTTGTTGAATCCACGAAATCCTGGCGTCCACAGCTTGGATAAATCGAATCCCCAGGCCCGGTTGATGTGTCTCGTACCAATCATACGCGTCGGCC
It encodes:
- a CDS encoding type II toxin-antitoxin system RelE/ParE family toxin; translated protein: ADAYDWYETHQPGLGIRFIQAVDARISWIQQNPLMSEIVYQSYRRCLVPPFPYAIIYDFEEDRMVINSVFHCSQDPRNLRRRLR